One region of Primulina tabacum isolate GXHZ01 chromosome 1, ASM2559414v2, whole genome shotgun sequence genomic DNA includes:
- the LOC142511124 gene encoding uncharacterized protein LOC142511124, translating into MRNSMNADISYYKAWKEKELADNMLKGNPTQSFTKLTCYLHMVEQMNRGSITDIFVDEENRFKYMFLAFGACVRGYRSMRKVVSIDGTWLKGKYNGVLLLASAQDGNYHQYPLAWGIVDVECTSSWSWNAHHGHCTWHLSQNMKTRCKKKGATEMFLRIAKIYKGIEFDIAYNEFRNRYPEAAQYLDERDSIDRWTRAYCPKTHYNIMTTNGVESINARLLEERKLPIIALLDSLQKLTSSWFARYRHASIASNSNMTPTIEGILRSKFTDAQGMQVFELGRLEFDVRSRGHSAIVDLESKRCTCRVFDIDRIPCAHAIAASGLAKIDLYDTCSEYYSTMSWCMAYSETVYPVPEENEWPRNINFPFVLPPLLEKRVGRRKQNRIPSIGEFSKR; encoded by the exons ATGCGCAATAGTATGAATGCTGATATATCATACTACAAGGCTTGGAAAGAGAAAGAACTAGCAGACAATATGTTGAAAGGTAATCCTACGCAGAGTTTTACTAAATTGACTTGTTATTTGCACATGGTTGAGCAGATGAATCGAGGAAGCATAACAGACATATTTGTCGACGAGGAAAATCGATTCAAGTATATGTTTCTTGCTTTTGGTGCATGCGTTAGAGGATATCGAAGTATGCGAAAAGTTGTATCAATTGATGGTACGTGGTTGAAGGGCAAGTATAATGGTGTTTTACTGTTGGCATCGGCACAAGATGGAAATTATCACCAATATCCTTTGGCGTGGGGAATCGTAGATGTCGAGTGTACTTCTTCGTGGAGTTG GAATGCGCATCATGGTCATTGTACGTGGCATTTATCTCAAAACATGAAAACTAGATGCAAAAAAAAGGGTGCAACCGAAATGTTTTTGCGCATTGCAAAAATTTATAAGGGTATCGAGTTTGATATTGCATACAATGAATTTAGGAATAGATATCCTGAGGCAGCGCAATATTTGGACGAGAGAGACTCAATTGATAGATGGACTCGAGCATATTGTCCAAAGACCCATTACAATATCATGACGACAAACGGGGTTGAGTCGATCAATGCTAGACTACTTGAAGAAAGGAAGCTGCCAATCATTGCACTCTTAGATTCTTTGCAGAAACTGACCTCATCTTGGTTTGCCCGATATCGCCACGCATCAATTGCAAGTAACAGTAATATGACCCCTACGATCGAGGGAATTCTTCGTAGCAAGTTCACAGATGCCCAGGGAATGCAAGTTTTTGAATTAGGACGTTTAGAGTTTGATGTTAGGAGTCGTGGACATTCGGCCATAGTGGACCTGGAATCAAAAAGATGCACATGTCGAGTTTTTGATATTGATAGAATCCCATGTGCTCATGCCATCGCAGCCAGTGGGTTAGCCAAGATTGATTTATATGATACGTGTTCAGAGTACTATTCTACAATGTCATGGTGCATGGCTTACTCAGAGACTGTGTATCCCGTTCCAGAAGAAAATGAATGGCCACGCAACATT
- the LOC142545738 gene encoding gibberellin receptor GID1B-like, whose translation MAGSNEVNANESKRVVPLNTWILISNFKLAYTMLRRPDGTFNRELNEFLDRKVPANTNPVDGVYSFDVVDRATSLLNRVYLAARDNETHWGILELEKPLSTTEIIPVILFFHGGSFVHSSANTAIYDTFCRRLVNTCKAAVVSVNYRRSPENRYPCAYDDGWTALKWVHSRSWLQSGHDSMVHVYLAGDSSGGNIAHHVAVRAAEEGVDVLGNILLHPMFGGQERTESENQLDGKYFVTIQDRDWYWRAYLPEGEDRDHPACNVFGPRSRTLEGLHFPKSLVVVAGLDLLQDWQLRYVEGLKKSGKVVNLLYLEKATIGFYFLPNNDHFHRLMDEITRFIHS comes from the exons ATGGCAGGCAGTAATGAAGTAAATGCTAACGAATCAAAG AGGGTGGTTCCTCTTAACACATGGATCCTTATTTCCAACTTCAAGCTTGCTTATACTATGCTTCGGCGGCCTGATGGCACATTTAACCGTGAATTGAACGAGTTTCTTGACAGGAAAGTGCCTGCAAACACGAACCCGGTTGATGGGGTTTACTCTTTCGATGTAGTTGATCGGGCCACAAGCCTTCTTAACAGGGTTTATTTAGCTGCCCGAGATAACGAGACTCATTGGGGGATCTTGGAACTTGAAAAGCCCTTGAGTACTACTGAGATAATACCTGTAATTTTGTTCTTCCATGGTGGAAGCTTTGTTCATTCTTCAGCCAATACTGCTATCTATGATACTTTCTGCCGCCGCCTAGTTAATACTTGCAAGGCTGCTGTTGTGTCTGTGAATTATCGTAGATCTCCGGAGAATCGATATCCTTGTGCTTATGATGACGGCTGGACAGCTCTTAAGTGGGTTCACTCGAGATCATGGCTTCAAAGTGGGCATGATTCTATGGTTCATGTGTATTTGGCAGGCGATAGTTCGGGTGGAAATATTGCACATCATGTTGCTGTAAGAGCAGCAGAAGAGGGTGTTGATGTATTGGGAAATATTCTTCTTCACCCGATGTTTGGTGGTCAGGAGAGGACTGAATCTGAAAATCAATTAGATGGTAAATATTTTGTGACCATTCAGGATAGGGATTGGTATTGGAGAGCTTATTTACCAGAAGGAGAGGATAGGGACCATCCTGCATGTAATGTTTTCGGACCGAGGAGTAGAACCCTCGAGGGACTGCACTTCCCGAAAAGTTTGGTGGTTGTGGCTGGATTGGATCTTCTCCAGGATTGGCAATTGCGCTATGTCGAAGGGCTCAAGAAATCCGGGAAAGTAGTCAATCTTCTTTATCTTGAAAAAGCAACAATTGGGTTCTATTTCTTGCCTAACAACGACCATTTCCATCGCCTAATGGATGAAATAACAAGGTTCATCCACTCTTAA